From the Phyllopteryx taeniolatus isolate TA_2022b chromosome 20, UOR_Ptae_1.2, whole genome shotgun sequence genome, one window contains:
- the LOC133469987 gene encoding disco-interacting protein 2 homolog C-like isoform X2: MSGVAAPPSPVSRDPIGKQSKAAAKLGEPPRPQPHPHPHREHDRPQPSDSHRREPALAPSEVGGRHGGPPLRGATSEPPFFVLLAVRLSLRKKRRRGGRKEEAEGVFTAVRGGMADREASPIPLEIRARLAELELELSEGDITQKGYEKKRSKLIRAFVPHAGGMEGPMSHRVPLGPPSAARFHRRRTSGTRDERYRSDVHTEAVQAVLARHVERKVAVPMPSKRRSLVVQTSMDAYTPPGLSPLCSDSSSGSEEEAGPCDDMSGMEHWMGRPSQLGPAHLGSTSSSSSSTQSGGSGNAGRLADSLAHAHISHLAHLAHTHMGPAHLQQSHLVPSHHGIGHLSLKRKGALSVAENGGSLRRSCEFGSDMLWPPPLESDENHSGPPDVTGYSSDSPHSHTERHPMSNMGTIARNTQKYGNAERMETGDGVPVSSRVSAKIQQLVNTLKQPRRPPLREFFVDDFDELLEVQQPDPNQPRPEGAEMMPVRGDALGVVTNWPPSLEAALQRWGTISPKAPCLTSLDTAGKPLYVLTYGKLWSRSIKLAYNILHKLGSKQEPMVRPGDRVALVFPNNDPVAFVVAFYGCLLAEVVPVPIEVPLSRKDAGSQQIGFLLGSCGVTVALTSDACHKGLPKSATGEIPQFKGWPKLLWFVTESKHLSKPPRDWFPHIKDANNDTAYIEYKTCKDGSVLGVTVTRIALLTHCQALTQSCCYTEAETIVNVLDFKKDVGLWHGILTSVMNMMHVISVPYSLMKVNPLSWIQKVCQYKAKVSCVKSRDMHWALVAHKDQKDINLSSLRMLLVADGSNPWSISSCDAFLNVFQTKGLRAEVICPCASSPEALTVAIRRPVEDSSPPGRGVLSMQGLTYGVVRVDTEERLSVLTVQDVGTVTPGGLVCVVKPEGVPQLCQTDEIGELCVCAIATGTSYYGLTGMTKNTFEVYPVSGSGGLVSEYAFVRTGLLGFIGPGGLVFITGKMDGLIMVSGRRHNADDVVATALAVEPMKFVYRGR; the protein is encoded by the exons ATGAGTGGAGTCGCAGCCCCTCCCTCCCCCGTGTCACGTGACCCCATTGGCAAGCAAAGCAAAGCGGCAGCAAAGCTCGGCGAGCCTCCCCGTCCTCAGCCTCATCCCCATCCCCACCGCGAGCACGACCGGCCCCAGCCCAGCGACAGCCACCGCCGCGAGCCGGCACTTGCGCCATCTGAGGTCGGCGGACGCCATGGCGGACCCCCGCTAAGAGGCGCGACTTCGGAGCCCCCTTTCTTTGTTCTCCTCGCAGTGCGCCTTTCGCTGAGGAAGAAGCGACgaagaggagggaggaaggaggaggctGAAGGTGTTTTCACCGCTGTACGAGGCGGAATGGCGGACCGCGAGGCGTCGCCGATACCGTTGGAGATCCGAGCCCGCCTGGCGGAGCTGGAGCTGGAGCTGTCAGAGG gcgACATCACTCAGAAGGGTTATGAGAAGAAGAGGTCCAAGCTGATCAGAGCGTTTGTTCCACATGCTGGAG GAATGGAAGGTCCAATGTCTCACCGGGTCCCGCTGGGCCCGCCCTCTGCCGCCCGCTTCCACCGCCGGCGAACATCGGGCACGAGAGACGAGCGATACCGTTCAG ACGTCCACACGGAGGCGGTCCAAGCTGTGCTGGCACGCCACGTGGAGCGGAAGGTGGCGGTGCCCATGCCGTCCAAACGGCGCTCCCTGGTGGTGCAGACCTCCATGGACGCGTACACGCCGCCAG GCTTGTCGCCCCTGTGCTCAGACTCCTCGTCGGGCTCGGAGGAGGAGGCGGGCCCCTGCGACGACATGTCGGGCATGGAACACTGGATGGGCCGCCCGTCCCAGCTGGGCCCCGCCCATTTGggctccacctcctcctcctcctcgtccacgCAAAGCGGCGGCAGCGGCAACGCAGGGCGGCTCGCCGACTCGCTGGCGCACGCGCACATCTCGCACTTGGCGCACCTGGCGCACACGCACATGGGACCGGCGCATCTGCAGCAGAGCCACCTGGTGCCCTCACACCACG GCATCGGCCACCTGTCTCTGAAGAGGAAAGGAGCACTGAGCGTCGCTGAGAATGGAGGATCTTTGCGGCGGTCCTGTGAGTTCGGCTCCGACATGCTGTGGCCGCCACCGCTGGAGTCTGACG AAAACCACTCGGGCCCGCCGGATGTGACAGGCTACTCGTCAGACTCGCCTCACTCCCACACAGAGCGCCATCCCATGTCCAATATGGGCACCATCGCCCGCAACACGCAGAAGTATGGCAACGCAGAGCGGATGGAGACCGGCGACG GCGTTCCAGTCAGCAGTCGCGTGTCGGCCAAGATCCAGCAGCTTGTCAACACGCTCAAGCAACCTCGCCGGCCGCCGCTACGAGAGTTCTTTGTTGATGACTTTGACGAACTTCTGGAAG TCCAACAGCCTGACCCCAATCAGCCTCGTCCCGAGGGTGCGGAGATGATGCCGGTGCGAGGGGACGCCCTGGGGGTGGTCACCAACTGGCCCCCATCGCTGGAGGCCGCCCTCCAACGCTGGGGCACCATCTCCCCGAAAGCCCCCTGCCTCACCAGCCTGGACACGGCGGGCAAGCCCCTCTACGTTCTCACCTACG GGAAGCTGTGGTCGCGCAGCATCAAGCTGGCCTACAACATCCTCCACAAGCTGGGCAGCAAGCAGGAGCCCATGGTGCGGCCCGGGGACAGG GTGGCGCTGGTGTTCCCCAACAACGACCCTGTGGCCTTCGTGGTGGCGTTCTACGGGTGCCTGCTGGCCGAGGTGGTCCCGGTTCCCATTGAGGTGCCCCTCAGCCGCAAG GATGCGGGCAGTCAGCAGATTGGATTCCTGTTGGGAAGCTGCGGCGTCACCGTGGCGCTGACCAGTGACGCCTGCCATAAGGGGCTCCCCAAGAGCGCCACGGGGGAGATTCCGCAGTTCAAAG gtTGGCCCAAACTGCTGTGGTTTGTCACCGAGTCCAAGCACCTGTCCAAGCCGCCCAGAGACTGGTTCCCTCACATTAAGGACGCAAACAACGACACGGCATACATCGAG TATAAAACGTGCAAAGACGGCAGCGTGCTAGGCGTCACGGTGACCAGGATCGCACTGCTCACACACTGCCAGGCCCTCACTCAGTCCTGCTGCTACACTGAGG CCGAGACCATCGTCAACGTTCTGGACTTCAAGAAGGACGTGGGCCTGTGGCACGGCATCCTGACG agTGTGATGAACATGATGCATGTGATCAGCGTGCCCTACTCGCTGATGAAGGTCAACCCGCTATCGTGGATCCAGAAAGTGTGCCAGTACAAAG CCAAGGTGTCCTGTGTGAAGTCCAGAGACATGCATTGGGCTCTGGTGGCCCACAAGGACCAGAAAGACATCAACCTGAGCTCCCTGCGCATGCTGCTAGTGGCCGACGGATCCAACCCTT GGTCCATCTCGTCGTGCGACGCCTTCCTCAACGTCTTTCAGACCAAAGGACTGCGAGCGGAGGTCATCTGTCCCTGCGCCAGCTCGCCTGAGGCTCTGACGGTCGCCATCAGGAG gcCAGTGGAGGACAGCAGTCCTCCAGGCCGCGGCGTGCTGTCCATGCAGGGTCTCACCTACGGCGTGGTACGCGTGGACACGGAGGAGCGTCTGTCCGTCCTCACCGTGCAGGACGTCGGCACGGTGACGCCAGGAG GCCTGGTGTGCGTGGTGAAGCCCGAAGGCGTCCCTCAGCTCTGTCAGACGGACGAGATTGGCGAGCTGTGCGTATGCGCCATCGCTACAGGCACGTCGTACTACGGCCTCACCGGTATGACGAAAAACACATTCGAG GTGTACCCGGTGAGCGGCAGTGGCGGGCTGGTGAGCGAGTACGCCTTCGTGCGCACCGGCCTGCTGGGCTTCATCGGGCCTGGAGGTCTAGTCTTCATCACGGGCAAGATGGATGGCCTCATCATGGTCAGCGGGCGCAGGCACAACGCCGACGACGTCGTGGCCACGGCCCTGGCGGTGGAGCCCATGAAGTTCGTCTACAGGGGAAGGTGA